One Thauera sp. K11 DNA window includes the following coding sequences:
- a CDS encoding glycosyltransferase family 4 protein, translated as MSSAGRNVFIVQRRLTHYRTPLFESMRELLAGHGLQLRLLIGRGTPEEDKKGDAGELSWAQTIPTTYFVGGRLCWQPISRHIGKPALVVVTQENKLLQNHLLMLAPRRFRLAFWGHGANLQSDNPGGLKERFKRWTTNRVDWWFAYTAMSADLVGRAGFPAERITVLNNAVDTSELLQQRRSVTPAETSALRESLGFGAGPVGVYVGSLYADKRLDFLFSAAESIRAVVPDFNLLLVGDGPERDKVQSWCAAHPWARWVGARFGREKAAHISVAQVMLNPGGVGLGILDAFACGVPMVTTECGRHGPEIAYLRNGTNGVMTADRQDDYVDASLELLLDGARQERLREACAADAGEYTIENMALRFSDGIRQALAF; from the coding sequence ATGAGTTCCGCCGGCCGAAATGTGTTCATCGTCCAGCGTCGGCTTACCCACTACCGCACGCCGCTGTTCGAGTCGATGCGCGAACTGCTGGCAGGTCATGGTTTACAGTTGCGTCTGCTGATAGGACGGGGCACGCCGGAAGAGGATAAGAAGGGGGATGCGGGCGAGTTGTCCTGGGCCCAGACGATTCCTACGACGTACTTTGTGGGCGGACGCCTTTGCTGGCAGCCCATTTCCCGGCACATCGGCAAACCTGCGCTCGTAGTCGTGACCCAGGAAAACAAGCTGTTGCAGAACCATCTGCTCATGCTAGCTCCACGCCGGTTCAGGCTGGCCTTCTGGGGGCACGGTGCCAACCTGCAAAGTGACAACCCGGGCGGATTGAAGGAGCGCTTCAAGCGGTGGACGACGAACCGGGTGGACTGGTGGTTCGCCTACACGGCGATGAGCGCGGATCTGGTCGGTCGGGCGGGATTCCCCGCCGAACGCATCACCGTGCTGAACAACGCGGTCGATACCTCGGAACTGCTGCAGCAACGGCGCTCGGTGACGCCGGCGGAAACGTCGGCCCTGCGTGAATCGCTGGGTTTTGGCGCCGGACCGGTGGGCGTGTATGTCGGTTCGCTTTATGCCGACAAGCGCCTGGACTTCCTGTTCTCGGCCGCCGAGTCGATCCGCGCGGTGGTGCCGGATTTCAACTTGCTGCTGGTCGGCGATGGTCCGGAGCGGGACAAGGTGCAGTCCTGGTGTGCGGCGCATCCGTGGGCTCGCTGGGTCGGTGCGCGCTTCGGACGCGAGAAGGCGGCGCATATCTCGGTCGCGCAGGTGATGCTGAATCCCGGCGGCGTCGGCCTGGGAATTCTGGATGCCTTTGCCTGCGGCGTGCCGATGGTGACGACCGAATGCGGCCGCCATGGGCCGGAGATCGCCTACCTGCGCAATGGGACGAATGGCGTGATGACCGCCGACAGGCAGGATGACTACGTCGACGCCAGCCTGGAGCTTCTGCTCGACGGCGCGCGGCAGGAGCGCTTGCGCGAGGCATGTGCAGCCGACGCCGGGGAATACACGATCGAGAACATGGCGCTGCGCTTTTCGGACGGCATCCGGCAGGCACTCGCCTTTTGA
- a CDS encoding glycosyltransferase family 4 protein, translated as MSDVSVPRLVVFDHSVAKNSPAGSCVLAQLDGLAASIPVTVFSDCCDLTDRADVEWRRVPLPAKPIFLRYWVFQFIAPFRFVLWRLKNLRTPIRIQTTQGQFIWSDVSYAHFCHRAYLRNAWTQSSVTGLRRVARKLNHLFNSATEGLAFRCARKIVVPSEGLARELGETYPDCGHKLEVLANPVDLDRFARPDAPSTASLRTQYGIGDDEIVCTFMALGDFARKGLGLIIEALSTMEENQGSRIRVLVVGGNEGEIREFANLASRNGVESRLNFVGLQKDVRPFLWDSDVFVFPSAYEIFSLAILQAAAAGLPALVPRGLYGAEEFIVDGENGWLVERSVDGVAAGLARILSDHAQLARMSTNARTAVGRYSKNDFVSRWQRVYEGLQ; from the coding sequence TGTGCCACGGTTGGTGGTATTCGATCATTCCGTTGCGAAGAACAGCCCGGCCGGGAGCTGCGTTCTCGCACAATTGGATGGTTTGGCGGCTTCGATTCCAGTCACCGTCTTTTCTGATTGCTGCGACTTAACGGATCGGGCGGATGTCGAGTGGCGCCGGGTGCCGCTGCCGGCAAAACCGATTTTCTTGCGATATTGGGTGTTTCAATTTATTGCGCCGTTCAGGTTTGTTCTATGGCGCCTGAAAAACCTTCGGACGCCAATCCGTATTCAGACGACACAGGGACAGTTCATCTGGTCCGACGTATCGTACGCGCATTTCTGCCATCGCGCGTACCTCAGAAATGCCTGGACGCAATCGAGTGTGACCGGATTGAGACGGGTTGCACGAAAGTTGAATCACCTTTTCAATTCTGCAACGGAGGGGCTGGCGTTCAGGTGCGCCCGGAAGATCGTCGTTCCTTCCGAGGGGCTGGCAAGAGAGCTTGGCGAAACATATCCGGACTGTGGCCATAAGCTTGAAGTTCTGGCCAATCCGGTCGATCTCGATCGATTTGCCCGACCTGACGCGCCGAGTACTGCTTCGCTGCGTACGCAGTATGGAATTGGCGACGATGAGATTGTCTGCACCTTCATGGCGCTCGGTGATTTTGCACGTAAGGGCCTCGGGCTGATCATCGAGGCACTTTCGACGATGGAGGAGAATCAAGGGTCAAGGATCAGGGTTCTCGTCGTCGGTGGTAATGAAGGAGAGATAAGGGAATTTGCCAATCTCGCCTCCAGGAATGGGGTTGAGTCTCGGCTGAATTTTGTCGGTTTGCAGAAGGACGTTCGCCCGTTCTTGTGGGATTCTGATGTCTTCGTTTTCCCGTCAGCATACGAGATCTTTTCGCTTGCCATTCTACAGGCGGCGGCCGCGGGCCTTCCTGCTCTCGTTCCGCGCGGCCTCTATGGAGCGGAAGAGTTCATTGTGGATGGCGAGAATGGTTGGCTGGTCGAGCGTTCGGTTGACGGGGTGGCGGCCGGGCTCGCTCGTATCTTGAGCGACCATGCCCAGCTTGCGCGAATGTCCACAAATGCGAGGACAGCCGTCGGGCGCTATTCCAAGAATGATTTCGTGTCGCGATGGCAACGCGTCTATGAAGGTCTGCAATGA